From one Amphiura filiformis chromosome 13, Afil_fr2py, whole genome shotgun sequence genomic stretch:
- the LOC140168142 gene encoding apoptosis regulator BAX-like codes for MAESSAPTSPPAEGGSEERPAMQQQISQEDIGEQAAILLRHFIADRFEREGVENAPTREQIVGDESQADSEVWVQIGSTLRQIGDILDQDEELQRMIDSVPDESPIEAIIAVAQVIFGDGDINWGRIIGAFYFAYRMCVKALDRMMRENLPAWINVLVKEMVKFLVVRFADWIINRGGWQAVKEYFGSTPPAVWNTLIVISILSILYGFYKLRK; via the exons ATGGCTGAAAGCAGTGCTCCAACATCACCACCAGCAGAAGGGG GTAGTGAAGAAAGACCAGCCATGCAGCAGCAAATCAGTCAAGAAGACATAGGTGAACAAGCAGCAATATTACTACGACATTTTATAGCTGATCGCTTTGAGCGTGAAGGGGTAGAAAATGCGCCAACACGTGAGCAGATCGTCGGAGACGAGTCACAAGCAGACTCAGAAGTGTGGGTACAAATTGGGTCAACGTTACGGCAGATAGGAGATATTCTAGATCAAGATGAAGAATTACAAAG AATGATAGACTCTGTGCCCGACGAGTCGCCTATTGAGGCTATTATCGCGGTGGCGCAGGTGATTTTCGGGGATGGTGATATCAACTGGGGTAGGATCATAGGCGCATTCTATTTTGCCTATAGGATGTGTGTTAAG GCTTTAGATCGTATGATGAGAGAAAACCTTCCAGCATGGATCAACGTTTTAGTTAAAGAGATGGTGAAATTCCTAGTTGTCAGATTTGCAGATTGGATTATTAACAGAGGAGGTTGG cAAGCTGTCAAGGAATACTTTGGTTCAACTCCACCCGCCGTATGGAACACACTCATCGTAATTTCAATATTATCCATATTATATGGATTCTACAAGTTACGGAAATGA